TCTCCGCCTGCCCGACTTCTTAGCGTTGATCCGGCCACGAACGACCTTACGCGGCAAGAGCGATCCATCCGGCGTGACGCTCTCGCCAAATGGCGAAGCCGTTCGCAACGGATCGCCCGACTTCGCCTGGCCGGCATTTGGACCGAAAGGCGGTCAATATATTCTTGAATTATTTGACGAAAACGATGATCCTGTAATGGTTAGCCCGCCCGTCACGGCCACGCATTGGCGGTTCGACAGGCCGCTCCGGCAAGGCAGCATTTACAAGTGGGAAGTCCGGACCGAGGACGCAAAGAGCCAATTTAGTGCATTCGCCGGTCGTTTCAAGGTGCTCGATGAACGGGCACTGGCCGCGGTAAACGCCGTGTCCGTGGCGAAGCCGTTCGATCGCGGCGTCGCCCTCGCGTCCAATGGCCTATTGACCGAAGCCAAAGCGGCTTTCCGCCAAGCGATCAAGACCGGCGACCGCGCCGACCTAGCCCGACAGTACCTCCGGCAGATCACCACAGATAAAAACTAGTCCATTTTACGATCGGTACTAACGTGCAAATCGCTGTTCGTAGGCGGTGTTGGCGGATTCGTGTTTGAGGGTGAGGCCGTTGTCGTCGAGGCCGTTGATCAGGCAGTGGCGGCGAAAATCATCGACGGCAAACGTTCGTGCAAACGCGTCTCCGTCGGTGACGGTGCAGGTAACGAGTCGATCGTGAACCACTTATCAGGAGCGGCGGCCGCGGCCAGTGTGACCAGCTTAGGCGGTAGGCTCGCTGAAAGCCACGATTATACAATTCCCTTTTGTATAAGCTTTCGTAATGCCGCTATAATCTATTTCGGCTAGCGTTAAACTGAGCAATTTTCGATCGACTGTCGAGCATCTTACGGCACCGCCGTCTTAAATCGGGTTATGGACATCAATCAATTAGAGGTTTTGGTCACGGTTGCTCGCGAACGCAGTTTTTCGCGGGCAGCGGAGGTTCTCGACCGCACACAGCCCGCGATCAGCCAGGCGATCAGGCGACTGGAGATCGAACTCGGCGAGCGATTGTTCGACCGCTCATCCAAGGACGGGACTCTGACTTTTGCCGGCGAGGTTTTGCTCGACTATGCCCGACAGATGATGAATCTGCGGTATGCGGCACAGACGGCACTTGTCGAGATGCGCAACCTGCAGCACGGCAAGGTCACGATCAGCGCCAATGAACATACGGTATTTTTCCTGCTTCCGGCGATCGCGGAGTTTCGCCGCCGGCATCCGCTGATCAAGATCGAGGTACAGCGCGGCGTAGCCAGCCGCATCCCAAAGCAGATCACTGCCCGCGAAGTCGAACTCGGGATCATATCGTTTTCGCCAAACGACGAATCGATCGTTTCGATCCCGGTTTTGACGGACGCTTTGACTCTGATCGTCGCTCCGCAGCATCGATTTGCATCTGCCGGAACGATCTCAATCAAGCAACTTGGAATCGAAAGTTTTATCGCGCACAACGCTCCCTCGCCCTACAGGCAAAAGGTGATCGAGGCTTTTGATAAGCACAATACGCCGCTCAATATCGCGGTCGAGTTGCCGTCACTTGAGGCGATCAAAAAGTTAGTGCAAAGCGGGGATGGTGTCGCACTTGTTCCGCGACTGACTGCCAAGAGCGAGATCGAGGCCGGACAATTGGCGGCAGTGTCGGTCAAGGAGATGCAGCTCGAGCGAAAACTCCATATTGTCTATCGCAAAAACTCGGAATTATCGCACGCCGCTCAGGAATTTATAAAGATCGCCAAAGAAATCAACGGATAACCGTTCTTTTGTTCGCTAATTTTCTATCCTTTAAGACATTTTTCGGTTAGAATTATGGACAAGTTTTGCTCCGTGCAAATGAATATCTTTCTAAACTCTTCTATAATCGGTGGTAAGCAA
This is a stretch of genomic DNA from Chloracidobacterium sp.. It encodes these proteins:
- a CDS encoding LysR family transcriptional regulator, which gives rise to MDINQLEVLVTVARERSFSRAAEVLDRTQPAISQAIRRLEIELGERLFDRSSKDGTLTFAGEVLLDYARQMMNLRYAAQTALVEMRNLQHGKVTISANEHTVFFLLPAIAEFRRRHPLIKIEVQRGVASRIPKQITAREVELGIISFSPNDESIVSIPVLTDALTLIVAPQHRFASAGTISIKQLGIESFIAHNAPSPYRQKVIEAFDKHNTPLNIAVELPSLEAIKKLVQSGDGVALVPRLTAKSEIEAGQLAAVSVKEMQLERKLHIVYRKNSELSHAAQEFIKIAKEING